The Paucidesulfovibrio gracilis DSM 16080 genome contains a region encoding:
- a CDS encoding NAD(P)/FAD-dependent oxidoreductase yields the protein MKYVIVGNGVSAIGAIEGIRSRDPSGEIVVVSNESVPTYGRPLISYYLADKIKLETMPFRPEEWYQRNAVEMKLASNVVAVDREARSIILQSGEHVSYDRLLLATGGTPVTPNFPGVDGPGVYHFTTISHAEQLREISDSVQSVAVVGAGLIALKAAEGFAEKGIPVTLIVRSRIMRAYFDEIAGDMVVRHLEKHGLSFKQEAGTRAIVRRHDGTIEGVDTDKGFVPADVVIVAAGVRPSKDLAESADLKVNQGIVVDDTLRTTDERIFAAGDVAEALDMLTGEYTVRPIWPNAYTQGRYAGRNMAGEPEHYSGGLSMNSITYYGLPTVAVGNSTPLPDSGLEVHSQVHEEDSVYCKVVFDGDVLVGCILIGDIDQAGLYTSFIKNKFHLGEDAKQAIIDGNPSPVHWPEEYIQQMQNTP from the coding sequence ATGAAGTACGTAATTGTCGGCAATGGCGTTTCCGCCATAGGAGCCATCGAGGGGATTCGCAGCCGCGATCCCTCTGGCGAAATTGTTGTCGTGAGCAATGAGTCCGTACCAACGTATGGCCGTCCCCTCATATCATATTATTTGGCAGATAAAATTAAACTGGAAACCATGCCGTTTCGTCCCGAGGAGTGGTACCAGCGCAACGCCGTTGAAATGAAACTTGCCTCCAATGTGGTCGCCGTGGACCGGGAAGCCCGGTCCATCATCCTCCAGTCCGGAGAACACGTCAGCTATGACCGGTTGCTGCTCGCAACGGGCGGCACTCCTGTAACGCCGAATTTTCCGGGAGTGGATGGACCGGGCGTGTATCATTTCACCACCATCAGCCATGCCGAACAATTGCGCGAGATTTCTGATTCCGTGCAGAGCGTGGCGGTCGTGGGAGCGGGGCTGATCGCGCTCAAGGCGGCGGAAGGATTCGCGGAAAAAGGGATTCCTGTCACGTTGATTGTCCGTTCCCGAATCATGCGTGCCTACTTTGATGAGATTGCAGGTGACATGGTGGTGCGGCATCTTGAAAAGCACGGTCTTTCATTCAAGCAGGAAGCCGGAACGCGGGCCATCGTGCGGAGGCATGACGGGACCATCGAGGGCGTGGACACAGACAAGGGATTTGTACCCGCCGACGTCGTCATCGTTGCGGCCGGCGTTCGTCCAAGCAAGGATCTGGCCGAGTCCGCAGATCTGAAGGTCAATCAAGGGATTGTCGTGGACGATACCTTGCGGACCACCGATGAACGCATTTTCGCGGCCGGAGATGTGGCCGAGGCATTGGATATGCTCACCGGAGAATATACGGTTCGTCCCATCTGGCCCAACGCGTATACCCAGGGGAGGTATGCCGGACGGAACATGGCTGGTGAACCGGAACATTATTCGGGCGGTCTTTCCATGAACTCCATCACCTATTACGGCCTTCCCACCGTGGCCGTGGGCAATTCCACCCCATTGCCGGATAGCGGATTGGAAGTGCATTCTCAGGTTCATGAGGAGGATTCCGTCTATTGCAAGGTTGTTTTTGACGGTGACGTGCTGGTCGGATGTATCCTTATTGGGGACATTGACCAGGCTGGTCTGTACACGAGCTTCATCAAAAACAAGTTTCATCTGGGCGAGGATGCGAAACAGGCCATCATCGACGGGAATCCCAGTCCGGTGCATTGGCCCGAGGAATATATTCAGCAGATGCAGAACACGCCGTAA
- a CDS encoding GGDEF domain-containing protein, whose amino-acid sequence MAQHTSSFVRPLESPGCSTPRRIASKRGLLDKIGDSEHWVLLVFNIQDHYLLTNLYGRTLVAQLEERLGDSLLHAAREEACQDQAVLFQSNPGELLLLWPLLSKDTSRLADLTYAIKLKVQNDLKQLMLQRTGREVELGIGFSTLKTKRSTSPANAFLHAVNEARTAAHCQIVISQLDLAHDFRDIIERGDIRIHYQPIMDFQNGNVFGWEALARGPKGSPFRSPVMLFEMAEKLERLFRLEEICREKAISGLGAIVSGQKLFLNIHPKTMADPNFTPGKTLQLLEEAGLTPENVIFEITERHSIQNFDLFYRTLAHYRSQGFLVAVDDAGAGYSGLTSIAEIRPDFIKIDKNLVMDVDRDPVKRALIETFVSFANKIGSRILAEGIETKGQTTCLVDMGVHFGQGFYLARPGSPRPELAIDPQTIKPLTDLSKETFSCSIPVGKLAEPPHPVNQDFLTCEARSFFEENRHISNLVVEDDGRPLGLVMEYHLNRQLTTQYGMALFFNRPVTNVMDSAPLVVDERTPVEQAAKLAMERPTLKAYDDIIITRHKKLFGVITVQRLMNTLAQVQVEMAKGTNPLSGLPGNVAVEKELESRIRSGETFDIIYADLDNFKVYNDTYGFKNGDMIIKLAADILSWATKRHGQAGSKLCHIGGDDFVIITPPEKSERICRGTVRCFSRLVRNCYCVEDRDRGWIKATGRDGRQREYPLVSISLGIISIEGPTSFKEISERAAGIKKYAKSIPGNAYVRDRRDSPPLETKPPRLPLKTSKSHIPVP is encoded by the coding sequence ATGGCGCAACACACGTCCTCGTTTGTCCGGCCTCTGGAATCACCCGGGTGTTCCACCCCGCGGCGCATCGCGTCGAAACGGGGACTTTTGGACAAGATCGGCGATTCGGAGCACTGGGTATTGCTGGTCTTCAACATACAGGACCACTATCTACTCACCAACCTCTATGGCCGGACCCTTGTGGCCCAACTGGAAGAGCGACTCGGTGACAGTCTGCTGCACGCCGCCCGTGAGGAAGCCTGCCAAGACCAGGCTGTGCTTTTTCAAAGCAACCCAGGCGAACTGCTGCTCCTTTGGCCATTGCTTAGCAAAGACACCTCCCGACTGGCAGACTTGACCTATGCCATCAAGCTCAAAGTGCAAAACGATCTCAAACAGCTTATGCTCCAGCGAACCGGCAGAGAAGTGGAACTTGGCATAGGATTTTCCACTCTCAAGACCAAACGATCCACCTCCCCGGCCAACGCTTTCCTCCATGCCGTCAACGAAGCGCGCACTGCCGCCCATTGTCAGATCGTCATCAGCCAGCTCGACCTTGCCCATGATTTTCGCGACATCATCGAACGGGGCGACATCCGTATTCACTATCAGCCGATCATGGACTTCCAAAACGGCAATGTGTTTGGCTGGGAAGCCCTGGCACGCGGTCCTAAAGGCTCTCCATTCCGCTCCCCGGTCATGCTCTTTGAAATGGCGGAAAAACTGGAACGGCTCTTCCGGCTGGAAGAAATCTGTCGTGAAAAGGCCATTTCCGGACTTGGGGCCATCGTCAGTGGACAAAAACTCTTTCTGAACATCCACCCGAAGACCATGGCCGACCCGAACTTTACCCCGGGGAAAACCTTACAGCTCTTGGAAGAAGCGGGTCTGACCCCGGAAAACGTGATTTTTGAAATCACAGAACGACACAGCATCCAAAATTTTGATCTGTTCTACCGCACGCTGGCTCATTATCGATCGCAAGGTTTTCTCGTAGCTGTTGACGATGCCGGAGCCGGCTATTCCGGCCTGACATCTATTGCCGAGATCCGACCGGATTTCATAAAGATAGACAAAAATCTGGTCATGGATGTGGACCGCGACCCGGTCAAACGTGCCTTGATTGAAACCTTTGTCTCGTTTGCAAATAAAATAGGCTCACGGATCCTTGCCGAAGGAATTGAAACAAAGGGACAAACCACCTGCCTTGTGGACATGGGCGTTCACTTCGGACAGGGCTTTTACCTGGCACGTCCCGGCTCGCCCCGCCCCGAGCTGGCCATTGACCCGCAAACCATCAAGCCACTGACCGACCTGAGCAAGGAAACCTTTTCCTGTTCCATTCCCGTCGGGAAGCTGGCAGAACCGCCCCACCCGGTGAATCAGGACTTCCTGACCTGTGAGGCCCGCAGTTTCTTCGAGGAAAACCGACACATCTCCAATCTTGTGGTGGAGGACGACGGTCGGCCCCTGGGATTGGTGATGGAATACCACCTCAACCGCCAGCTCACAACGCAATACGGCATGGCCCTTTTCTTCAATCGGCCCGTGACCAACGTGATGGACTCAGCCCCCTTGGTGGTGGATGAACGCACTCCGGTGGAGCAGGCCGCCAAGCTCGCCATGGAACGCCCCACGCTGAAGGCGTACGACGATATTATCATCACGCGGCACAAAAAGCTGTTCGGCGTCATCACGGTCCAACGCCTCATGAATACCCTGGCGCAGGTTCAGGTGGAAATGGCCAAAGGCACCAACCCTCTTTCCGGGTTGCCGGGAAATGTTGCTGTGGAAAAAGAATTGGAATCACGCATCCGTTCCGGGGAAACATTCGACATCATCTATGCGGACCTGGACAATTTCAAAGTCTACAACGACACTTACGGCTTCAAAAACGGGGACATGATCATCAAGCTGGCTGCGGATATCCTGTCCTGGGCTACAAAACGTCATGGACAGGCAGGAAGCAAACTTTGTCACATCGGTGGCGATGATTTCGTCATCATCACGCCCCCGGAAAAAAGCGAACGCATCTGCCGTGGCACAGTGCGCTGTTTTTCAAGACTTGTTCGAAATTGCTACTGCGTGGAAGATCGGGACCGGGGCTGGATCAAGGCAACGGGACGGGACGGACGGCAACGGGAATACCCCTTGGTGTCCATCTCATTGGGCATTATTTCCATTGAAGGCCCGACCAGCTTCAAGGAGATCAGCGAACGGGCCGCTGGAATCAAGAAATACGCCAAGTCCATTCCGGGCAATGCGTATGTACGCGACCGGCGGGACAGCCCGCCTCTTGAGACAAAACCGCCCCGCCTGCCGCTTAAAACGTCAAAATCTCATATCCCTGTTCCATGA
- a CDS encoding acetyl-CoA carboxylase carboxyl transferase subunit alpha/beta: MDIEKKLEELRQRVQYAQEILGDKRNPRLDAFLDKLSEFEITDACGDERLMASLKAHEQRLQVLEESIDHELTAMDKVRIVRHPARVCLRDILENVYDTYNEIGGRDENSIDPGMVIARACITRRVGKRTYNQPVMVVGQEKGHGQEFRNGGSIKPWGNANALKYMKVAAQENIPIHTYVFTPGSYPIEDYPGAAQQIAENIYEMCGLSVPIVAVFSEGGSGGAEAIGMADRRLMLSHGYYSVISPEGAAAIEGRIKANQRASLELIEKCALHQRITAQDNRKNGYIDVVVQEPPLGARPEHFDFFKRLRGEVIRATDNVALSVRSLRFLRKLAMKWRSDDPSDVEKIFVRWHLSQGARQRLIHKRRKKFMGLAKHAFKDNRSLFQRMFMANKSFVDTAHSVIRYKVLRAMGKSIKNVTAEATDELHAVASRMNQMRQAIFRLLGLNGHPTGKKVDGLTNLSQPAEPNGNETLARYVSPQARVDREISCPNAPKNGCLDIWARDLFDDFAGTCPNCGHHFRMEYQWYLANIFDKDSIQEFNRNIASANPTNFPNFEERVQKAKDKTGLESACMTFNASLMGIRLTCAMLVADFRGGSVGAAEGEKFIRALEIAKKRHQPFVAYIHGTAGIRIQEGVNGLIQMPRVTMAVRHYIEAGGLYIVLYDTNSYAGPLASFLGCSPYQYAVRSSRIGFAGPGVIKETTGLDIAPDYHNCFKALKRGHIQDVWDRKEIRKNLEQAFLTIGGRNLYYR; the protein is encoded by the coding sequence ATGGATATTGAAAAGAAGCTTGAAGAGCTGCGGCAACGGGTCCAATACGCCCAGGAAATTCTTGGGGACAAACGAAACCCGCGTCTTGATGCCTTCTTGGACAAGCTCTCGGAATTCGAAATCACCGACGCGTGCGGCGATGAACGCCTCATGGCCTCATTAAAGGCCCATGAACAGCGCCTTCAGGTTCTGGAGGAGAGCATCGACCACGAGCTGACGGCCATGGACAAAGTCCGCATCGTGCGCCACCCGGCACGCGTCTGTCTGCGCGACATCCTGGAAAACGTCTACGACACCTACAATGAGATCGGCGGTCGTGACGAAAACAGCATCGACCCGGGCATGGTTATTGCCCGCGCCTGCATCACACGCCGCGTAGGAAAACGCACCTACAACCAACCCGTCATGGTCGTGGGACAGGAAAAGGGGCACGGCCAGGAATTCCGCAATGGCGGCTCCATCAAGCCTTGGGGAAATGCCAACGCCCTCAAATACATGAAGGTGGCTGCCCAGGAAAATATTCCCATCCACACCTACGTGTTCACGCCCGGTTCCTACCCCATTGAAGACTACCCGGGCGCTGCCCAACAGATTGCAGAAAACATCTACGAAATGTGCGGCCTTTCGGTCCCCATCGTGGCCGTTTTCTCCGAAGGAGGGTCCGGCGGCGCCGAAGCCATTGGTATGGCCGACCGCCGGCTCATGCTCTCCCATGGGTACTATTCCGTCATTTCGCCGGAAGGGGCCGCAGCCATTGAAGGCCGCATCAAGGCAAACCAACGCGCCAGCCTGGAACTTATTGAAAAATGTGCCCTGCATCAGCGCATCACGGCACAAGACAACCGGAAAAACGGTTATATTGATGTCGTGGTGCAGGAGCCTCCGCTGGGCGCCCGGCCGGAACACTTCGATTTCTTCAAACGGCTTCGCGGGGAGGTCATCCGCGCTACGGACAATGTGGCCCTCTCGGTTCGCAGCCTGCGCTTTTTGCGCAAACTGGCCATGAAATGGCGTAGCGACGATCCCTCGGACGTGGAAAAAATCTTTGTCCGTTGGCATCTCAGCCAGGGTGCCCGGCAACGTCTGATACACAAACGCCGGAAAAAGTTCATGGGCCTGGCCAAACATGCCTTCAAGGATAATCGATCCCTGTTCCAACGCATGTTCATGGCCAATAAGAGCTTTGTGGACACGGCTCATTCCGTGATTCGCTATAAGGTTCTGCGGGCCATGGGCAAGAGCATCAAAAACGTCACGGCTGAAGCCACCGACGAACTGCACGCTGTGGCCAGCCGGATGAATCAAATGCGGCAGGCCATATTCCGGCTTCTCGGCCTGAATGGTCATCCCACCGGGAAAAAGGTGGACGGACTGACTAATCTGAGCCAGCCCGCCGAACCGAACGGCAATGAGACCCTGGCCCGATACGTGAGTCCTCAGGCCCGTGTTGACAGGGAGATTTCCTGTCCCAACGCCCCCAAAAACGGTTGCCTCGACATCTGGGCGCGTGACCTGTTTGATGACTTCGCCGGAACCTGCCCCAACTGCGGGCATCATTTCCGTATGGAATACCAATGGTATCTGGCGAATATCTTTGACAAGGACTCCATCCAGGAGTTCAACCGGAACATCGCCTCAGCCAACCCGACAAACTTCCCCAACTTCGAGGAACGAGTACAAAAAGCCAAGGACAAGACCGGCCTGGAAAGCGCATGCATGACCTTTAATGCCTCGCTCATGGGTATTCGGCTGACTTGTGCCATGCTTGTTGCCGACTTCCGGGGCGGCTCCGTGGGTGCAGCTGAAGGGGAAAAGTTCATTCGGGCCTTGGAAATTGCGAAGAAGCGGCATCAGCCCTTTGTGGCTTACATCCACGGCACGGCGGGAATCCGCATCCAGGAAGGCGTTAACGGACTCATCCAAATGCCCCGCGTGACCATGGCCGTGCGGCACTACATCGAAGCGGGCGGTCTCTACATCGTCCTTTACGACACCAATTCCTACGCCGGTCCTTTGGCCTCCTTCCTGGGATGCTCTCCCTACCAGTATGCGGTGCGTTCATCGCGCATCGGTTTTGCCGGTCCAGGAGTGATCAAGGAAACCACAGGGCTGGACATTGCCCCGGATTACCACAACTGCTTCAAGGCCTTGAAGCGAGGACATATTCAGGACGTCTGGGACCGGAAAGAAATCCGCAAAAACCTGGAGCAGGCGTTCCTGACCATCGGCGGTAGAAATCTTTATTACCGCTAA
- the pbpC gene encoding penicillin-binding protein 1C: MRLIRRAFGIGSRSGPIPKALHRLALAGISTLLCAWLIFLALNTIFPFPEAALHRPPARLVQDRDGNTLRAFLALDGQWRFPVTLEEVSPIMVQTLLRSEDQWFHFHPGVNPLAILRAVKDNLLTGRVVSGGSTIAMQVARLAEPRPRTLRSKLIEAFRALQLRWNHTSEEVLEFWLNMAPFGGNIVGVGAASRFYFDKTPDRLSQGEAALLTALPRAPNTYNPVRRPDAALNVRSRVLQRLTNDFPEKQREKARREPLPTRLTPLPMHAPHFARAALSHISGSQLRTSLDLHAQQLAEEVVRSHTSGLREQGLESLAVVALDSATREIRAMVGSPAFFDDEHSGQINGTLILRSPGSTLKPFLFAQAMDMGLTFPEALLLDIPTDYSGYAPENYDGAFRGAVTARYALSHSLNVPAVRLLARVGLDNFLALLRSGGLSGLNQPSSHYGLPLVLGGGEVSLLDLVNLYATLAQGGTHESVRFAPIAKRKKGKRLFSREACHLVTSMLAEVERPDMPGTWALTASAPEVAWKTGTSFGHRDAWAVGYSGRYTIGVWVGNLDGHATKGISGATHAGPVLFDLFRRLEDSAATLPEFAPLELSEVELCARSRKLPRTECRRITATILPGRTILEPDDWNVRIFIDDATGLRLDGGCLAGRDYHSKIITQYPPALAAWRIETGLDVPQMPSLHPDCAIRPDAGSLRIVSPDPGTPYHLRPDTPSRYQRIPLAADAPPDSGKLYWFLDGTLIGTTDQEQPFFLDPPATGKHKIAVQDDQGRWDSLHFTVE, encoded by the coding sequence ATGCGGTTGATACGTCGCGCCTTCGGCATCGGATCCCGATCCGGTCCGATACCGAAGGCGCTCCACCGCCTCGCGCTCGCGGGAATCAGCACGCTGCTCTGCGCTTGGCTGATCTTTTTGGCGCTCAATACCATTTTCCCTTTTCCGGAAGCCGCGCTTCACCGCCCTCCAGCCCGACTGGTGCAGGATCGCGACGGCAACACGCTCCGCGCCTTTCTTGCTCTGGACGGACAATGGCGCTTTCCCGTCACGCTGGAAGAGGTCTCCCCGATCATGGTTCAGACGTTGCTGCGCTCCGAAGATCAATGGTTCCACTTCCACCCGGGGGTGAATCCGCTGGCCATTCTCCGTGCGGTCAAGGACAATCTTCTTACCGGGCGGGTGGTCAGCGGTGGTTCCACCATTGCCATGCAAGTGGCCCGACTGGCGGAACCGCGCCCCAGGACATTGCGTTCCAAACTGATCGAAGCCTTCCGAGCGCTCCAGTTGCGCTGGAATCATACCTCGGAGGAAGTTCTTGAATTCTGGCTCAATATGGCGCCGTTCGGCGGCAACATCGTGGGTGTTGGCGCGGCATCCCGATTTTACTTCGACAAAACCCCGGACCGACTCTCCCAGGGTGAAGCGGCTCTGCTCACGGCCCTGCCACGGGCACCAAACACGTATAACCCGGTTCGCCGCCCCGACGCGGCCTTGAACGTCCGATCTCGCGTTCTGCAACGCCTGACCAATGACTTCCCAGAAAAACAACGAGAAAAGGCCCGCAGGGAACCGCTCCCCACACGACTCACCCCACTCCCCATGCATGCGCCGCATTTTGCCCGAGCCGCATTGTCCCACATTTCCGGGTCTCAGCTGCGAACAAGCCTAGATCTGCATGCGCAGCAACTGGCTGAGGAAGTGGTCCGTTCCCACACCAGCGGACTGCGCGAACAAGGACTTGAGTCTCTCGCTGTGGTGGCGCTTGATTCCGCCACACGGGAGATCCGGGCCATGGTGGGTTCGCCCGCGTTTTTCGACGATGAGCATTCCGGGCAAATCAACGGTACCCTGATTCTGCGTTCCCCGGGATCCACCCTCAAACCTTTCCTTTTTGCCCAGGCCATGGATATGGGGCTAACGTTTCCCGAAGCCTTGTTGCTCGACATCCCTACAGATTATTCCGGATATGCGCCTGAAAATTACGACGGAGCGTTTCGCGGGGCAGTGACGGCAAGATACGCGCTGTCCCATTCGTTAAACGTTCCGGCCGTTCGGCTCCTTGCCCGCGTGGGACTGGATAATTTTCTGGCATTGCTGCGCTCGGGCGGCTTGTCCGGCTTGAACCAACCTTCCTCCCATTACGGGCTGCCCCTGGTGCTTGGAGGCGGGGAAGTTTCCCTTCTGGATCTCGTCAATCTCTACGCAACGTTGGCCCAGGGCGGTACGCACGAATCCGTGCGCTTTGCCCCGATTGCCAAAAGGAAAAAGGGCAAACGACTGTTTTCCCGTGAAGCCTGCCATCTGGTCACCAGCATGCTTGCGGAAGTGGAACGCCCGGACATGCCCGGCACCTGGGCGCTCACAGCCTCGGCTCCTGAAGTCGCCTGGAAAACAGGCACCTCATTCGGACACCGGGATGCCTGGGCCGTGGGCTATTCCGGCCGCTATACCATCGGCGTGTGGGTCGGCAATCTTGACGGACACGCCACCAAGGGAATTTCCGGGGCCACCCACGCCGGACCAGTGCTGTTCGACCTGTTCCGACGGTTGGAAGACAGCGCGGCCACGCTTCCAGAATTTGCCCCACTTGAACTGTCGGAGGTGGAACTGTGCGCCAGGAGCCGTAAATTGCCCCGCACCGAATGTCGGCGTATTACAGCTACGATTCTCCCCGGCCGCACCATATTGGAACCGGACGACTGGAATGTACGGATTTTCATTGACGACGCTACCGGACTGCGCCTTGACGGCGGCTGCCTGGCTGGTCGCGATTACCACTCGAAAATCATCACCCAGTACCCGCCTGCTCTGGCTGCATGGCGGATCGAAACCGGGCTTGACGTCCCCCAAATGCCTTCACTGCATCCGGACTGTGCCATTCGGCCGGATGCGGGTTCGCTTCGCATCGTTTCTCCTGACCCCGGCACGCCGTATCACTTACGGCCGGATACCCCGTCCCGCTACCAACGCATCCCGCTTGCCGCGGATGCCCCCCCGGACAGCGGTAAACTGTATTGGTTTTTGGACGGCACATTAATTGGTACAACAGACCAGGAACAACCATTCTTTTTGGATCCACCAGCCACAGGAAAACATAAAATCGCGGTTCAGGACGACCAAGGTCGCTGGGATAGTCTCCACTTTACTGTGGAGTAA
- a CDS encoding biotin carboxylase N-terminal domain-containing protein — protein MNKHKVLIANRGEIAVRIMEACHDLGHDFVAVYTAEDQASGHVETARTLGGEHCAYRISSYNDAGEIFSVADAAQATAIHPGYGFFSENYRFARRVVQRQRPMIFIGPSWWVIRDLGDKINTKRLARSLNVPTVPGSDRAIYDELEAEEIAENLFDFQEAQGISCPVVLVKASAGGGGMGIDEVPDMDRFRQIYRRIRNYSMRQFNDEGVLIEQRVFDFNHLEVQIVSERSGQRHVTFGTRNCSVQSPGRQKRIETAPGFYPDGITYSFDAQKVLDDITDYSLRMAEAIKYDSVGTWEWIVTPKGDPFLLEVNTRIQVENGVSAAIARIHGKDGVNLLREQIRLALGDPMGYSQKDITFEGVSIEYRIIAEDTTNRFQPWVGQIDTFQWKSAPWLTMHTHVPTDRAYQIPTEYDPNLALAIVWGADLEEAKARGMVALDGVDLQGNDTAGLELKSNLDFLRTNNKGLLEF, from the coding sequence GTGAACAAACACAAAGTCCTTATCGCCAATCGCGGCGAGATCGCCGTTCGTATTATGGAAGCCTGCCACGACCTGGGGCACGACTTCGTCGCCGTGTATACCGCCGAAGACCAAGCTTCCGGCCACGTGGAAACCGCCCGCACCCTGGGTGGAGAACACTGCGCCTACCGCATCAGCTCCTACAACGATGCCGGTGAAATATTCAGCGTGGCGGACGCGGCCCAAGCCACCGCCATTCACCCCGGCTACGGTTTCTTTTCCGAAAACTATCGCTTTGCCCGGCGGGTGGTGCAACGTCAGCGCCCCATGATTTTCATCGGGCCGTCGTGGTGGGTCATCCGAGATTTGGGTGACAAGATCAACACCAAACGCCTGGCGCGCAGCCTGAATGTCCCCACGGTTCCCGGCTCTGACCGGGCCATTTATGATGAACTGGAAGCTGAGGAAATCGCTGAAAATTTGTTCGATTTCCAAGAAGCCCAAGGCATTTCCTGCCCCGTGGTGCTCGTCAAGGCTTCGGCTGGCGGCGGCGGCATGGGTATCGACGAAGTGCCGGATATGGACCGGTTCCGGCAAATCTATCGCCGTATCCGTAACTATTCCATGCGCCAGTTCAACGACGAGGGCGTGCTCATCGAACAGCGCGTCTTTGACTTCAACCATCTGGAAGTGCAAATCGTCTCCGAACGCTCAGGCCAACGGCACGTCACTTTCGGCACCCGGAACTGCTCCGTGCAGAGTCCGGGACGCCAAAAACGCATTGAAACCGCCCCGGGCTTCTACCCGGACGGCATCACCTATTCCTTTGACGCCCAAAAAGTTCTTGACGACATTACGGACTACTCCCTGCGCATGGCGGAAGCCATCAAGTACGACAGCGTAGGAACATGGGAATGGATCGTCACACCCAAGGGCGACCCCTTCCTTCTTGAAGTGAATACTCGCATACAGGTCGAAAACGGGGTTTCCGCCGCCATCGCCCGCATTCACGGCAAGGACGGGGTAAACCTGCTGCGGGAGCAAATCCGGCTGGCGCTGGGCGACCCCATGGGGTATTCCCAAAAGGACATCACCTTCGAAGGGGTCAGCATCGAATACCGCATCATCGCCGAGGATACCACCAATCGCTTTCAACCCTGGGTCGGACAAATTGATACTTTTCAGTGGAAAAGCGCTCCCTGGCTGACAATGCACACCCATGTTCCCACGGATCGGGCTTATCAAATCCCCACGGAGTACGACCCCAACCTGGCCCTGGCCATTGTTTGGGGCGCGGATTTGGAAGAAGCCAAGGCCCGCGGCATGGTCGCACTGGACGGCGTTGACTTGCAAGGCAACGATACCGCCGGTCTGGAGCTTAAATCCAACCTCGACTTTCTGCGTACCAACAACAAGGGACTGTTGGAATTTTAA